A window of Longispora fulva contains these coding sequences:
- a CDS encoding DUF6879 family protein, with protein MISITDQQFAELVAGFEDNFIHLETRDAYGTAVELPYMAKWAAGERDDLGWLQDWCTNLRQKRTAGKSMRRARIVSEPLSDYQRWSYSIAHPMVEAGEDIRWVPRRLVSSIAFPGNDFYVFDNRTVMFLIYAGNGLATEKLVSTDPADVQLCRSAFEAAWKLAVPHREYKPL; from the coding sequence TTGATATCTATCACCGATCAGCAGTTTGCCGAGCTTGTGGCCGGCTTTGAGGACAACTTCATTCACCTCGAAACCCGTGACGCCTACGGGACGGCAGTCGAACTGCCGTACATGGCGAAGTGGGCGGCAGGCGAGCGAGACGACCTTGGGTGGCTGCAAGACTGGTGCACCAACCTTCGCCAGAAGCGCACCGCCGGGAAGTCGATGCGTAGGGCGCGCATCGTGTCCGAGCCGCTGAGCGACTACCAGCGCTGGTCCTACAGCATCGCGCACCCAATGGTCGAGGCCGGGGAGGACATCCGCTGGGTTCCTCGACGGCTCGTGTCCTCGATCGCGTTTCCTGGGAATGACTTCTACGTATTCGACAATCGGACGGTCATGTTCCTGATCTACGCGGGAAACGGGCTGGCCACCGAAAAACTTGTCTCTACCGATCCTGCGGACGTTCAGCTCTGCCGGTCCGCGTTTGAAGCCGCATGGAAGTTGGCCGTTCCTCACCGTGAGTACAAACCCCTCTAG
- a CDS encoding helix-turn-helix domain-containing protein, translating into MSTNPSSSAKQAQNELGSRLRELRLDAGLSGRTLAVETGQHFTRVSKIENGVQAPTEHDVRAWCRACDAEDQVPDLIATLRAIDSAYTEFRRQSRAGMKRVLGAHTNGRYDQTSLFRIYEHNAVPGLFQTAEYTAAMLSFWVDFLEAPDDVDAAVTARVERQRLIYRADKRFAVVLEEQVLRTWFGTEQVQAGQLDRLLTVMSLPTVSLGIIPMMAERGAVGSAGFWMFDNNLVALETPTASIEVSRPREIEMYSRMFENLRGSARYGRDARALIIKALEDLPSRN; encoded by the coding sequence GTGAGTACAAACCCCTCTAGCTCCGCCAAACAGGCGCAGAACGAGCTAGGCTCCCGGCTGCGAGAACTCCGCTTGGACGCGGGGCTCTCGGGCCGTACTCTGGCTGTGGAAACAGGGCAGCACTTCACGCGCGTCAGCAAGATTGAAAATGGCGTTCAAGCTCCCACCGAACACGACGTCAGAGCCTGGTGTCGTGCCTGCGACGCTGAGGACCAGGTTCCAGACCTCATAGCGACCCTTCGCGCGATTGACTCGGCATATACCGAGTTCCGACGGCAGAGCCGTGCTGGAATGAAGCGGGTGCTGGGGGCCCACACGAACGGGCGTTACGACCAGACTTCGCTGTTCCGGATCTATGAACACAACGCCGTACCGGGCCTTTTCCAGACGGCCGAATACACGGCGGCCATGCTGTCGTTCTGGGTTGACTTCCTGGAGGCGCCAGACGACGTAGATGCCGCTGTAACCGCTCGCGTGGAGCGCCAGAGACTCATCTACCGGGCGGACAAACGATTCGCGGTGGTCCTCGAGGAGCAGGTATTGCGAACCTGGTTCGGAACCGAACAGGTTCAGGCTGGGCAGTTGGATCGACTCTTGACGGTGATGTCTCTACCCACCGTCTCGCTCGGCATCATTCCGATGATGGCCGAACGGGGGGCGGTAGGGTCAGCTGGATTTTGGATGTTCGACAACAACCTGGTCGCGTTGGAAACCCCCACGGCGAGTATTGAGGTCTCCAGGCCACGAGAGATCGAAATGTACAGCCGAATGTTTGAAAACCTAAGAGGATCGGCCCGCTATGGCCGAGACGCTCGGGCGCTTATCATCAAGGCGCTTGAAGACTTGCCCTCTCGCAACTAG
- a CDS encoding DUF397 domain-containing protein produces the protein MKDLYAVDLDGVTGVKACGGNTGDSGTGESCAVFTAIPGTTGAYELTDSKRPELSGLRFTKDELTAAARFILID, from the coding sequence ATGAAGGATCTGTATGCCGTCGACCTGGACGGCGTGACCGGAGTCAAGGCGTGCGGCGGCAATACCGGTGACTCCGGCACCGGCGAGTCATGTGCGGTCTTCACCGCCATCCCTGGCACGACCGGCGCCTACGAGCTGACCGACTCGAAGCGTCCAGAGCTGTCCGGGCTGCGGTTCACCAAGGATGAGTTGACCGCTGCCGCGCGGTTCATCCTCATCGACTAG